Proteins from one Oncorhynchus gorbuscha isolate QuinsamMale2020 ecotype Even-year linkage group LG18, OgorEven_v1.0, whole genome shotgun sequence genomic window:
- the LOC124003951 gene encoding homeobox protein Hox-C13a-like — protein MTTSMVLHPRWADTLMYVYEKSLNESNPNKNQSMEGLSGNCPATHCRELISHSALGRHSGTISHQGSVYSDIPSHDTGRQCPAPQTSSSATLGYGYPFGSPYYGCRLSHSHNVNLQQKQCSYHPAEKYAEPSAALPTEDLSSRAKEFAFYPGFASSYQTVPGYLDVSVVPGISAHPEPRHETLIPMDGYQHWALSNGWDGQVYCSKEQTQSTHLWKSPFPDVVPLQPEVSSYRRGRKKRVPYTKIQLKELEKEYAASKFITKDKRRRISATTNLSERQVTIWFQNRRVKEKKFVCKSKSSSHMHAT, from the exons ATGACAACTTCGATGGTTCTGCATCCACGCTGGGCGGACACCTTGATGTATGTATATGAAAAAAGCCTGAATGAAAGCAATCCGAATAAAAACCAATCCATGGAGGGACTAAGCGGGAATTGTCCTGCTACCCACTGCAGGGAACTGATATCACACTCGGCGTTGGGACGACACTCCGGCACCATAAGCCACCAGGGTTCTGTGTACTCGGACATACCCTCCCACGACACTGGGCGACAGTGCCCCGCTCCCCAGACTTCCTCCAGCGCCACCCTTGGTTATGGCTACCCATTCGGAAGCCCTTATTACGGGTGTCGGTTGTCACACTCGCACAACGTTAACTTGCAGCAGAAGCAATGCTCTTACCACCCCGCAGAGAAATATGCAGAACCCAGCGCGGCACTGCCCACCGAAGATCTGTCAAGCCGGGCAAAGGAGTTCGCATTTTACCCGGGTTTTGCCAGCTCATACCAGACTGTCCCGGGTTACTTGGACGTGTCGGTGGTTCCCGGTATCAGTGCGCACCCGGAACCGAGACATGAAACTTTGATTCCCATGGATGGCTACCAGCACTGGGCTCTATCTAATGGCTGGGATGGACAGGTGTACTGTTCTAAAGAAcaaacacagtcaacacatctCTGGAAGTCGCCCTTCCCAG ATGTCGTGCCTTTGCAACCAGAGGTCAGCAGCTACCGACGAGGCCGCAAAAAGCGAGTTCCTTACACCAAGATCCAACTGAAGGAGCTAGAGAAAGAGTATGCAGCTAGCAAGTTCATCACAAAAGACAAGAGACGGCGAATATCTGCCACTACTAATCTCTCCGAACGCCAGGTCACCATCTGGTTCCAGAACCGACGGGTGAAGGAGAAGAAATTCGTCTGTAAATCTAAATCAAGCTCTCATATGCATGCCACTTGA